One Campylobacter lari DNA segment encodes these proteins:
- a CDS encoding inositol monophosphatase family protein yields MKELEIAKLACYKAGDFLLNLKEKKVNSNDKKDIKLQADLDSEKIIHEILTDAFSYPILSEESYKISDEEKKGIYWIVDPLDGSLNYSQNIPLCCISIALYENDRPVLGVIYDFNRDEMFSGIVGVGAWLNDKKIIPSDNIKDKSQAILATGFSSYMNYDKDGLMEFISNIQEFKKIRLLGSAALSLAYVACRRIDAYYEKDIAIWDVAAGIAILESLGNITYGFFQNELKCLVRVENKLKEKNDIRAN; encoded by the coding sequence ATGAAAGAATTAGAAATTGCAAAATTGGCATGTTATAAAGCGGGTGATTTTTTATTAAACTTAAAAGAAAAAAAAGTAAATTCTAATGATAAAAAAGATATTAAATTACAGGCAGATTTAGATTCTGAAAAAATTATACATGAAATTTTAACAGATGCTTTTTCTTATCCTATTTTAAGTGAAGAAAGTTATAAAATCAGTGATGAAGAAAAAAAAGGAATTTATTGGATTGTTGATCCTTTAGATGGAAGTTTAAATTATAGCCAAAATATTCCACTATGCTGTATTAGTATAGCTTTATATGAAAATGATAGGCCTGTATTAGGTGTAATATATGATTTTAATAGAGATGAAATGTTTAGTGGTATAGTTGGAGTTGGCGCTTGGTTAAATGATAAAAAAATTATTCCATCTGATAATATAAAAGACAAAAGTCAAGCTATTTTGGCAACAGGTTTTTCTTCTTATATGAATTATGATAAAGATGGACTAATGGAATTTATATCGAATATTCAAGAATTTAAAAAAATCAGGTTGCTTGGTAGTGCGGCTTTATCTTTAGCTTATGTGGCATGCAGGAGAATTGATGCTTATTATGAAAAAGATATAGCTATTTGGGATGTTGCAGCAGGAATAGCAATACTTGAAAGTTTAGGAAATATAACATATGGTTTTTTTCAAAATGAATTGAAATGCTTAGTTAGGGTAGAAAATAAATTAAAGGAAAAAAATGACATTAGAGCAAATTAG